A segment of the Leptospira andrefontaineae genome:
CTCGGAACCTGAGAGTGCAAAGATCCCATCCAGAATAGAAAAAGAAGAGCCTGCTCTTTGTGAGAGTAGTCCGTCCGTTCTAAATCCAATCGAGAATGGAATATTCTTTTTATAAGGGATCTCTAGATCGCAGGAAGCTTCTACTTGGAAGTCTGCTTCTCTTAATTCTACATGGACTGTTTTTGTAGTAGATCCATTAAAGATTTGGAATGTAAGAAGAAGGTCTGAAAATTCCCCATAAATATGTTGCAAGGTTCCATAAGGTACTGCCGGAAAAGGGGATAAACTTTGTCTTTTTACAGGACCGGTTAAGGAAGTAAAATCGGAGATAGAAATATCTCCCGGAGAAAAACTTCCTTTTATCCCGTATTTTTTGGAATAGGAACCTGTTCCTGGTGTAGGAGTTTCCGAACCACCCGAATGGAATACGTGAACCTTGCCATCTGCAGAAGAAGAGGAAACTGAAAAAGAATTTTCAGGTGCCTTAAATAGCATGGAAATGCTTTCAAGAACAACTTCGTTCTCCGTGAGTTCTATCTGATAAGTCGAACTTCCGTTCAATGTAAAAGAACCTATATCAGAATCTCCTTGGTCATCCGAGTAGTATAACCAGGGAGAAATGATCGCTCTTCTTTCATCCATGATACGGAATAATTCCTGAAGTTCAGTGGACCTTTCTTCCGTGGAGTTTCCTAAAGTCCCATGGGCACATGCCTGGAAGGATACTAGGAATAATAAGATATATTCGAATTTTATTTTATTCTTCATCGTAGTTATCTAAAATATCAGAAAGGATCCTGAAACTTGGGATTGGTTGTAAATTCCGTGTCCGTTAGGCTTTTTAAGAATTCCACCAGATCCTGTTTTTCGGATTCACTTAAGGAAAAACTTCTTACAAAAACGTCTCTGTTTGGATTTGTAGTGCCGTTTCCAGTTCCGCCGTTTACATAATGATTAACAACGGATAATAGATCAGGAATGGAGCCGTCATGCATATAAGGCGCAGTGAGTTCTACGTTACGTAAAGAAGGTGCTCTGAACTTACCACGATCCGATTCTTGAAAAGTAAATTCATATAATCCGCCATTCGGACTTACGAAGCTGGAAGAATCCAAACCGTTATTATGAAAGGTGATTTCTTCGAATACTGTTCCTGTGTGCAGAACCGTATCCGTAAAATTGAAACCACCATGGCAATGGAAACATTCCGCTCTTTCTCCAAAGAATAAATTTTTACCTCGGATCGCAGAAGCGCTCAGGGCAGAAAGGTCTCCGGCTTGGTATCTATCATATGCGGAATTCCCGGAGATAAGAGTCCTTTGGAAACTTGCAAGAGCTGATACAATATTCGATAAATTGAATGGATTAGAGTGGCTAGGGTAGGCCTCTTTAAATAGTTCCTGGTATTGAGGATCGTTTTTTAGCCGATCGAATAATACATCCTCTTTATCCTTCATTCCAAGTTCTATCGGGTCTTCGCCGAATAAAGGGACTAAGGCTTGTTGTTCTAAGGTTTTTAAAAGTGGGTTTGCCCAGGTCTGACGTACATTATACGCTACATTCGATAAATGTTGTGCATTTCTGGGATGATTACTTCCTGTAGATCCTATCGAAACCGTTCTGCCGTCCGTGAATGCTGTCGCCGGATTATGGCAACTACTACAGGATTGTGTTTCGTTTTCCGAAAGTCTAGGATCAAAAAACAAAAATCTCCCTAAGTCTACCTTCTCGACCGTGATAGGGTTTTCGGAAGGGATCTTAGGCATGGGAAAACCCGCCGGTAAATCGAATTGATAAGGAGTTCCCTCTACAAAATTTTGAGGTATCGCTAAAAACGCTAAACTTTCTAAAGAAGAGCTTTTTTGTTTTTGATCCAGTATGTTTTCACAGGAAAAAAATCCGAATGAAATAAAAAGGATATAGAATAAGAATTTCATAATACTTTTCCGAGGCCTTCCGCATCTATACGGATTAGGGAGACCTCGATTCCTGTACTTTTTATTTTGCAACTATTGAGAATACGGACTGGGTTCCGGACGGTTGTCCTGTCGCGTAATCTAAGCCGATATTTGCAAAAGGGACCGGGCAATTCGTATCACTGATCGAGTTCCCTTGATTGGAATGGCATTCGATAGTATTATTCGAATTTGCAGCAACACTTTCCGCCGCAGTTCCGATATCCCAACCGGCTACCAATGTTTTAAGATCGAATCTAACTGCATGTATAGAAGGATTAAAACCGCCGGTAGGTAATAACTCGATGAAAGGTCGATTGGAAATATTACATCCATAAGGACTTCCCATATTACAGCCGGAAGAACCGAAATGTACTGCTGCTTTCCAAAAACTAGTCTCAGATTGTGAATTCACGACGGTGGCATTAAATTCAAATCTGCCGAAAATGTAACCAGTGCTCCACATCCAAGCTAGTCCGGAAATATTCAAAGGACTTGGAGCTGTAACCGGATTTAAATGGTTCAGAACTTCCGGAACTCCCAAATAAAATCTAATCCCTTTATATGTTTTATTTTCAATAGATGTTTTGATTATAGTATTAGTTGCAGCGGTTCCGCTACAATCTCCGGTATCGTTTTCGAAATCCAGAAGGGTAACTCCGGAAGCCTGCCAAACTCCATCATCCGGTACATTCACCTCGATAGTATTTGAATCTTGATCAATCAATTCTAGGTTAGATACATAAAATCTAAGATCCTGTAATGTAATGGGCATTGCTCCGGCAACATGCATGATGTTTACATTCGATTGAGAATTCATTTTTCCGAAAGACATTACGGATGCGTGTCCATGTCCGTCGATATTACTTCCACATTTTGCGTCACTATCCCCAACAACTGCTTTGAATTGTATTCCTGGGACTGCAGTTTGGCTCATTAATGCCAAAAGAGCCATATTTGGGCTGGAAGATCCGTCGCACCCTATAAGAATGAACGAAGAGACCGCGATTACGGCGTTATATAATAATTTCATAATATTCTCCTGAGGAAAGTATCACACTTTCCGATTTTTCGTATAATAGTCCGGCTAAAGTAGGCTATTGAAGCCTGGGATGGACTATAAGCGAGAGGACATTATTATCCTCTGCTTCCTCGTTCGAGGTTTGGAAAATGTTTAGGAGAATCGAGGGGGTCTTTCTAGATCGAAAGATACAAGCACACCAAAACCTTCTTGAATGCGGCTTAGAAGTTCTGAGCCAATGGTTTCAGGAGCGATGTTTTCTAATTTGGAATAAGTGAAAAATTGAGTGCAGATGGTCCCGCTTAAGTAGGAAGCCTTGTCTTTTGCTTTTTTACAGGCGCATTTATGTGCTTCTCCCGACTTAGCAGAATGACAGTCGGGTAGGGAAGAAGGTTTTGAATTAGAATGATCTTCTCCCGAATCGGCAAGTTTGGAAGAGAATCTTGAATCTTCAGAGTCCGAATGTTTTTCTTTTTGGCTTCCGTGATTACAATGACAAAGTTTGATCTCTCCCGCGAGCATTCCGCAGAACCATCCGCTTCCGAATACCAAACTTTGGAATAGGAAACATTGGGTCAGAATGATTGAGATCGTTTTCATTGTAGGGAGATTTTCAGCCGATTCAGAACGGTTTTGAGTCCTTCGCTGGTTTTGATTTCCACCGGGACACCTTTGGACTTTAATTCCGCCAAAAGTTTTAAGATACGATTCAGAATGAGAGAAGGGATCGCGACCACGCTCTCTAAATCCAGCTCCACGATGTTTGGCTGGATTTCTTGGATCTTCTGCAGGATTAGGCCGATTTCTTCCGTTTCAACAGAACATACGTTCCGCACAAAAACGACTCTAAACCGTTTTTTTTCCGCGTATACATGTGTCTCTGTAAACTGGATTGCAGAAGAAGTCATGGCTTTGGACCAAATTTTCTACTTTGAAACCCTAAGGGAAACAAAAAAAGGTCCTCCGAATTGATTTGTATCACTGTATCGGTTACATACTTCTTCTATATTGGCCGCCCACTTCGTAAAGAGAATGGGTCATTTGTCCCAAAGAACAAATCTTTCCGGCTTCTACCAAGGCCTCAAATCCGTTCTCCCCGGAGAGGCAAGCTGCTTGTAAATTTTTCAAAGCTTCGGAGGAATCTTCTCGGTTCCTGAATTGGAACGCCTCAAGTTCGGCGATCTGTGCTTTTTTCTCATCCTCTGTGGAGCGGATCACTTCTTCTGGAAGAATTGTAGGAGATCCATCTTTACCTAGGAAGGTGTTCACTCCAATTACCGGGATCTCTCCGGTATGTTTTCTGTGTTCGTATTCCAGAGATTCTTCTTGGATCTTGTTTCTTTGATACATTCTTTCCATTGCACCAAGAACTCCTCCTCTTTCGGAGATACGTCTGAACTCGGATAAGATCGCTTCTTCTACCAGATCGGAAAGATCATCTATAATGAAGGAACCTTGCAGAGGATTTTCATTATTGGCTAGTCCCAATTCCCTATTGATGATGAGCTGGATTGCCATCGCTCTTCTGACGGATTCTTCCGTAGGAGTTGTAATCGCTTCATCATATGCATTCGTATGTAAACTATTACAATTATCATAGATTGCATATAACGCTTGTAAGGTGGTTCTGATATCGTTGAATGCGATTTCTTGTGCATGTAAAGAACGACCGGAAGTCTGGATATGGTATTTCAACATTTGAGAACGTTCAGATCCGCTGTACTTATACTTCATACTTTTTGCCCAGATCTTACGAGCTACTCTTCCAATCACTGCATATTCCGGATCAATCCCATTCGAGAAGAAGAAAGAAAGGTTAGGAGCGAAATCGTCAATCTTCATCCCGCGTGAAAGATAATATTCTACAAATGTAAATCCGTTTGCAAGAGTGAATGCAACCTGAGTAATCGGATTCGCTCCCGCTTCTGCAATATGATATCCTGAAATGGAAACGGAATAAAAATTGCGGACCTTATTCCAGATAAAATATTCCTGGATATCTCCCATCAATTTCAAAGCGAATTCAGTGGAGAAGATACAAGTGTTTTGTGCCTGATCTTCTTTTAGGATATCCGCCTGAACAGTTCCGCGAACGGAAGAAAGAGTTTCCTTTTTTATCTTTTCATAAACTTCTTTAGGAAGGATCTTATCTCCGGTAGTTCCTAAAAGAAGAAGGCCCAGGCCGTCGTTTCCTTGAGGGATCTCACCTTTATAATGTGGAACCGGAACTCCTTTTTTAGAATAGATCTCTGCAAGTTTGGATTTTGCTTCTTCAACTTTTCCTTCTGAACGAATGTATTTTTCGCAGGTTTGGTCAATTGCCGTATTCAAGAAGAAGGATAGAAGCATCGGCGCCGGTCCGTTGATCGTCATGGACACGGAAGTGCTAGGGCTACAAAGATCAAAACCAGAATAGAGTTTTTTAGCATCGTCTAAAGTAGCAATACTCACTCCGGAATTTCCGATCTTACCATAAATATCAGGACGAAGTCCAGGATCTTCTCCATATAGAGTTACAGAATCAAATGCGGTGCTCAAACGATGAGCCGGCATTCCATGACTCACATAGTGGAATCTAGCATTTGTTCTTTCCGGTCCGCCTTCTCCCGCGAACATACGAGTAGGATCTTCTCCCGTCCTTTTAAAAGGAAATACTCCGGCAGCATATGGGAATTCTCCCGGGAAATTCTCGGTATAAGACCATTTTACGATCTCACCCCAGTTGCGGAATTTAGGAACTGAGACTTTCGGAATATTCAGATTACTTAAAGATTTAGTAAAATTCTCTACTTTGATCTCTTTGTCTCTGACTTTATAAGTGAAAAACTCTCCCGAATATTTTTCTAATTTAGAATCCCATTCTTTTAGGATCTTTTTTGTATCCGGATGAAGTCCTTCTTCCCTTTTGGAATATTCTTCCTCCAGGTCGGAGACGTTTTTGCCTCTTTCTTTTAATACGTCTATCGTACCTTTGATCCTATATAAAACTTCTGCGGTTTCGGATTCCTTTTTAACGAAGTTTGCGTATTTCTCACATTCTTCCGCTATTTCAGCTAAGTATCTTTGCCTGTCTGGAGGAATGATATGGATCTTTTGGCTGGTTTCAGAGCTGGAAGAAAAATTGGATTTCCAATCCAGATTGAATTTTTTATTCAAAGAATCGATAAGTGCAACGTATAGATTATTCGTTCCAGGATCATTGAATTGAGATGCAATTGTTCCGAAGACCGGCATCTTTTCCGGACCTTGATCGAATAATTTTCTGGATCTTTGGAATTGTTTTTGGACATCCCTGATCGCATCTAATGCTCCTCTTTTATCACATTTATTAACTGCGATCAGATCGGCATAATC
Coding sequences within it:
- a CDS encoding methanobactin export MATE transporter MbnM — its product is MKFLFYILFISFGFFSCENILDQKQKSSSLESLAFLAIPQNFVEGTPYQFDLPAGFPMPKIPSENPITVEKVDLGRFLFFDPRLSENETQSCSSCHNPATAFTDGRTVSIGSTGSNHPRNAQHLSNVAYNVRQTWANPLLKTLEQQALVPLFGEDPIELGMKDKEDVLFDRLKNDPQYQELFKEAYPSHSNPFNLSNIVSALASFQRTLISGNSAYDRYQAGDLSALSASAIRGKNLFFGERAECFHCHGGFNFTDTVLHTGTVFEEITFHNNGLDSSSFVSPNGGLYEFTFQESDRGKFRAPSLRNVELTAPYMHDGSIPDLLSVVNHYVNGGTGNGTTNPNRDVFVRSFSLSESEKQDLVEFLKSLTDTEFTTNPKFQDPF
- a CDS encoding MbnP family copper-binding protein — translated: MKLLYNAVIAVSSFILIGCDGSSSPNMALLALMSQTAVPGIQFKAVVGDSDAKCGSNIDGHGHASVMSFGKMNSQSNVNIMHVAGAMPITLQDLRFYVSNLELIDQDSNTIEVNVPDDGVWQASGVTLLDFENDTGDCSGTAATNTIIKTSIENKTYKGIRFYLGVPEVLNHLNPVTAPSPLNISGLAWMWSTGYIFGRFEFNATVVNSQSETSFWKAAVHFGSSGCNMGSPYGCNISNRPFIELLPTGGFNPSIHAVRFDLKTLVAGWDIGTAAESVAANSNNTIECHSNQGNSISDTNCPVPFANIGLDYATGQPSGTQSVFSIVAK
- a CDS encoding LIC_11090 family protein; its protein translation is MKTISIILTQCFLFQSLVFGSGWFCGMLAGEIKLCHCNHGSQKEKHSDSEDSRFSSKLADSGEDHSNSKPSSLPDCHSAKSGEAHKCACKKAKDKASYLSGTICTQFFTYSKLENIAPETIGSELLSRIQEGFGVLVSFDLERPPRFS
- a CDS encoding methylmalonyl-CoA mutase family protein, with amino-acid sequence MEPEIYTPHNKLKFVTAASLFDGHDASINIMRRILQSSGAEVVHLGHNRSVQEIVDCAIQEDVQGIAVTSYQGGHVEYFKYMIDLLKEKGSSHIKVFGGGGGTILPSEIQELEAYGVSKIYSPDDGRSLGLQGMINDLLEKSDFIPPHRFNGNLFSEIRKKNPIAIAESISLVESSENDPKKIDPGKLDFPISKKTIPILGITGTGGAGKSSLTDELVRRFIHDFEDKTIAIISVDPSKRKTGGALLGDRIRMNSISHPRVYMRSFATREANIALNRNVKKSLDVLRSSEFDLVIVETAGIGQSDSEITEVSDLSLYVMTPEFGAATQLEKIDMIDYADLIAVNKCDKRGALDAIRDVQKQFQRSRKLFDQGPEKMPVFGTIASQFNDPGTNNLYVALIDSLNKKFNLDWKSNFSSSSETSQKIHIIPPDRQRYLAEIAEECEKYANFVKKESETAEVLYRIKGTIDVLKERGKNVSDLEEEYSKREEGLHPDTKKILKEWDSKLEKYSGEFFTYKVRDKEIKVENFTKSLSNLNIPKVSVPKFRNWGEIVKWSYTENFPGEFPYAAGVFPFKRTGEDPTRMFAGEGGPERTNARFHYVSHGMPAHRLSTAFDSVTLYGEDPGLRPDIYGKIGNSGVSIATLDDAKKLYSGFDLCSPSTSVSMTINGPAPMLLSFFLNTAIDQTCEKYIRSEGKVEEAKSKLAEIYSKKGVPVPHYKGEIPQGNDGLGLLLLGTTGDKILPKEVYEKIKKETLSSVRGTVQADILKEDQAQNTCIFSTEFALKLMGDIQEYFIWNKVRNFYSVSISGYHIAEAGANPITQVAFTLANGFTFVEYYLSRGMKIDDFAPNLSFFFSNGIDPEYAVIGRVARKIWAKSMKYKYSGSERSQMLKYHIQTSGRSLHAQEIAFNDIRTTLQALYAIYDNCNSLHTNAYDEAITTPTEESVRRAMAIQLIINRELGLANNENPLQGSFIIDDLSDLVEEAILSEFRRISERGGVLGAMERMYQRNKIQEESLEYEHRKHTGEIPVIGVNTFLGKDGSPTILPEEVIRSTEDEKKAQIAELEAFQFRNREDSSEALKNLQAACLSGENGFEALVEAGKICSLGQMTHSLYEVGGQYRRSM